Part of the Musa acuminata AAA Group cultivar baxijiao chromosome BXJ2-7, Cavendish_Baxijiao_AAA, whole genome shotgun sequence genome is shown below.
AGAACCGACTCGATGTTCCGGAGGAGAGAGAGCGTCGCCTCCACGGCGTCTCTGTTACCCCCACCAACGCCATCGTCACCGTCCGATGGTGGCGGCGGTGGCTTCTGCAAGAACAATCGAAGCATCGCCAGATCAGGAACTCCGATTTCTTGAACCCAACAAAGAAAGAAGTTCTTGGCGTGCCCTAACGGAGAAGTGGGGGTATGAAGGGGAACGAAGACCTCAAGTTTCAAGTAGAATCTTTTGGAGGGAGGTAGAAATAAGGGAAAAAAGGAACTCCGCGAAGGCGGATGGCGGCGGAGGCTCCTGCAAGAACCTTCGATTTCTTGAACCCTACGAAGAAGTTTTTGCCGTACCCTAATGGAGGAAGGGGGACCTAAACCTCAAGTTTCAAGTAGAATCTGTTGGACGGAGGTAACAAGAAGAGAGGAACGGAGCTCCGAGGTGGCGGATGGCAGCGGCGGTGGATTCTGCAAATCGAAGCATCACCAGATCAGGAACTCCAATTTCTTGAACCCAATGAAGAAATTCGCGGCGCGGAGGAAAGGGGGAACAGAAGGGAGACCAAAACCTCAAGTTTCAAGTAGAGTCTTCTCGAGGGAGGCAGAAAGAAGGGAGAAAACGAAATTCGGGATGGCGGATGGCAGCAGCGGTGGCTTCTGAAAGAACAATCGAAGCATCGCCAGATCAGGAACCCAACCAAAACTATGCTCACGCCGTGGAGGAAGGGGGAGATAAGTATTCAACGGAGATATAAAGAACGGAGGAAAgaaagggaaggggaaggggaaggggaaggcgggGGGAGAGGAGGGAGGCGGTGCTCATGTGCCTCCGACGCGTCAATAAACCAGAAAAAGAATTTCTTGTCCGAATCGCATATCTGCAATCACAGCCGTCTAAACACGTCTAGATGCGCGCATCAGATTCATGATGATCATAATTAACTGTTGGTTAGATCCCGATGGGAACTGACCGTACGACGACCCGAGTCGAATCCCCTCAATCGCAGCGTTCGTATGCCATGAGATCAACCCAGCAGCTGTTGGAGTATCTGCAAGGATACGATACCGAAACCAAGAAGCAGCATAAAATGGAACCAGCGATCATCCCACAGCACAGAAAATAGTTTTCAAGGTTGACAATTTCCGACAACAACATACTAAACCAAATTAGAGTCCGATTGTCAATTGTACGTTCGGGGGAATGTGGATTAAACCAACAAAACTTCGCTCAACACCAGAGAGTCGTATGCAACAAGACGAGTATGGATGACCGCAGCTACGATACAAAGATAgcacttcaataaaaaaaaaaaaatgttcactAGTCATCTTCCTCGTCATCGTCAGAATCAGCACCGGCAGATGCATTAAGGGCGTTCAATCGTTCAATAAGTTTAGCCTTCCTTTCCTCGTAAGTGAGCTTCTTCAGGTTATATCTGCAAAAGCAACCCAAATTGATCAGGATGAAGTTGTGTGTGTCCAAACAACGATGATATTTTGTTAACCGAATGTGACTAGTTAGTGTCTACCGCTTATGCTCCTTTGGTGGTGGTTTTGTGGATTTCACTGCTGTTGGATCTGCACGAATGGCAGCATGAACTTTCTTGTACATCTCTTCCATGTCATCAGGATCAATTCCTTTCTTGATATATTCACTGAAGTGTGCCTGGTACTTTTCTGGCTCATCCTCCGTTAATGTCTAAGAGAGGAAGGAATAAAAGGTCAAGATAAGCAACAATCACCAATGATAAAACATCCACTGAGAATCTGTAATATGCTTCGAAGCAACAcatttaaaaattttagaaatgcaGAGAGAATAAACAAGGACCAGTAGATATGTTTCCAAGAATGAACCATATCTCCTGAAcgaacgaagagagagagagagtgtttgTGTGTACACATGGATGCCTGGGCATGTGTGACACGCATCGATACATATACATAACTTAGTAATATGTTTGTTTGTCTATATGTGTATGCATGTAGTGAGTTGATAGTATTAGCATGAGTATCACATTAATTTAAATTCACAGGCAAAAGTAACAGGGCAGCGAAAAGTATCCAACCTTCATGTATGAAGCAACATGACCACCAAAGATGTATTTCCTGTGAACCTCTGCATCAAGTTGTTTCTCATCCTTCTTAAAACCTGCAAACCTCTTGTCACTATGAGGGATATCAAGTCCACCATCCAATGCTCCCTACATTCACAAATACAATGAATCCATAAGATATTAGTATCACCTATCAATCACTAACAGTAGAAAATtactataaaagaaaaagaagaggaaccAAAAGTCACATACTTTTGGAAACTTATTGGCACTGTGAATAAATCCCAAGCCAAATAAAGATGAAGACACAAAAATAATTGACAACATATGTCATGCATTTGCTTCCAATTTGTCATGCTAAGAATTGAATGAAAATGAATAGGAAGCAAGAACATATCATGGAACATCATATGCATTGAAGAGGCCAAAGCAAAAGCAAGGTAAGACTTATTCTTGATGGACATAAAAGAAGAAGCACATAATGATATTTTTCATACAATGAAAACAAAGTGGAAATAGTTCCAATTGTACATATGCTGGCCATGGTACCAAGAAAATTATGGTAACACAAGTAGGTGAAATACAAATCCCAAATAGGTTATAAGTAACTGATTTGAACATGCACAGGACTGCAGTGCAGATTTTAATCACATTGCAGCAACAAGACAGACTTCAAATTCACCTATGTGATCAGTTATCATATAAAGTCACCCAGTTTTGCAACGGTGCCCAATCAATATCAGCATCATTGCTACCAAGGATTATGCTTCAGTGTATATCAGCCACATTGGACAAGAAATTCATGCTGATGAAGAAAAGTGACCAATTCATGGGTATCTATATTTAAGTACTTGCAAGAAATTTATCAAGAAACTATCAACAAAACCTAGGGAGTACAAAAAGGAGGCTGCAAGGAAGGGTTTAAGAATCCCAAAAAAAAAACCATGGCTAAGAAGGGGCAGCAGCAGCAACTCCTCTTAACCAGACAAGAGGCCCAAGGGGTTCAAGGCTTCAACTTATGGAAACCATGGCCTTAATATTTAGGTTTTGAAACCTTCAATAGAGTCTTGGCTCACAACTAAAACATTGACCATGACCACAGCTTCACAGATGTAAAACAAGAGAGGAGAGTCAAGTCACACAACAGAATTGTATCAAACAAAACAGATAGATGGACATAATGTCACATGCAGCACTCAAGTCTATGAACAATTGAGTTATCAAAGCAAAGAAGCATCCTATGGTAGGAAAAAAAACAGAAGTTTAGAAGCTTAAAAGCACGTTAAAATTTACAAAATACTAAAGCTAAAAGAACTTAACATTGAAAAAGCAATATACCTTAAGAGCACCAAATACTCGGTTGCCTGTTGTTGTCCTCAGAAGGCCAACATCAAGTAGAGCATGAAATGGCCTTCTGCTCTCACCAGGTTCAA
Proteins encoded:
- the LOC135617838 gene encoding large ribosomal subunit protein uL18-like isoform X2, whose amino-acid sequence is MAFVKSQKTKAYFKRYQVKYKRRRVGKTDYRARIRLINQDKNKYNTPKYRFVVRFTNKDIAAQIISASIAGDLVLASAYAHELPHYGLEAGLTNYAAAYCTGLLLARRVLKMLEMDEEYQGNVEATGEDFSVEPGESRRPFHALLDVGLLRTTTGNRVFGALKGALDGGLDIPHSDKRFAGFKKDEKQLDAEVHRKYIFGGHVASYMKTLTEDEPEKYQAHFSEYIKKGIDPDDMEEMYKKVHAAIRADPTAVKSTKPPPKEHKRYNLKKLTYEERKAKLIERLNALNASAGADSDDDEEDD